Proteins encoded together in one Drosophila albomicans strain 15112-1751.03 chromosome 2R, ASM965048v2, whole genome shotgun sequence window:
- the LOC117574370 gene encoding uncharacterized protein LOC117574370 produces the protein MYADKRGLEKPGSTQLSAATAAAAAAAAAAAVAVTHLATPTHVHALQQQQQQQQQHHHVLQLQHQQQQQQQQQHHQQLQHQQHHMQQHMHTHHNFQQQHEPATLSQQQQHLQQQQQQQHHQQQQAAQQQQQASQQQQQQQQQQQQQAAGMFTRFDANKSTKGASKMRRDLINAEIANLRDLLPLPQSTRQRLSQLQLMALVCVYVRKANYFHEVFKRQNALHQHHQTATPNIGFSKALSGFLMMLTQNGKLLYISDNAAEYLGHSMEDLLIHGDSVYDIIDKQDHATIQAELNRNVPPQPGGSNSSSSGVGVGVGVGDSTASNGNSGGASSLEGEHRMFLCRMNVSRNARRQMRFGDQKVVLVQGHYLSFLPLCSRNEPVFLATCTPIAMPETRECVVQGATNVFTTIHSMDMKIAHIDKNGEFHLGYDKTALQGTSWYNLIHSENLREAQSKHRLITQSEQDRSCILLVRMQRSSGDYTWVHVVLQVRDSPDSTQQPVIVCTNQVLNEREASIMLANSWLYHYYTVQSKIQFGMPLDSAMRVPPGSSSSGYYSSHQQPLGGGGAAGVGLGMSSGAAGLSGVFGSHHAHHHHHHHHTTAAASYHHHHPHMGAAYGGVYHAESALELKEDQQLYGFQASTVGGGLEPVDYSQVNGGSGSGGSGTAGSQKSTQSATPPPPKKRARNKLEPLYLHAERSPAAAITPEPDCYALHPSSAYATAATGAATGSSNGGGGDASASVIYATIVPTRPRLLNKTLPPDPADFIEQWNPSPPWSESAQKASLDSFGSSHELSPCITTTPPTPTSATPQHGGGLSTSQPIGPAFSFEWMSDPLVPVAYQQWPPATGDHHQHLSQHLAAAQQQQQQHQQQQQQQQQQQLQQHHQHSQHPQHGQQHPQQHTQHAQLTLHGVHVARVELATESMVATGRADATEPVDDRDPKN, from the exons ATGTATGCTGATAAACGTGGCCTAGAGAAGCCCGGCTCAACTCAGCTGTCGGCGGCAACGGCGGCCGCAGCAGccgcggcggcagcggcagcggtggCAGTCACGCAtttggccacgcccacgcaTGTGCATGCcctacagcagcaacagcaacagcagcagcaacaccatcaTGTGTTGCAGttacaacaccagcaacaacagcagcaacaacaacaacatcatcaacagttgcaacaccaacagcatcACATGCAACAACATATGCACACGCATCATAACtttcaacagcaacatgaaCCAGCCACAttgtcacagcagcagcaacacttgcagcaacaacagcagcagcagcaccaccaacagcaacaggctgcccagcagcaacaacaggcgagtcaacagcagcaacagcaacaacagcagcagcagcaacaggctgCCGGCATGTTTACAAG ATTCGATGCGAACAAATCGACAAAGGGTGCCTCGAAGATGCGACGCGATCTTATAAATGCAGAGATAGCGAATCTGCGGGatttgctgccgttgccacaATCGACACGCCAGCGACTgtcgcagctgcagctgatggCCCTGGTCTGTGTCTATGTGCGCAAAGCCAACTACTTTCATGAAG TTTTCAAACGTCAGAATGCGCTGCATCAACATCATCAGACAGCAACACCAAATATTGGCTTCTCGAAG GCACTTTCGGGCTTTCTAATGATGCTCACGCAGAATGGAAAGCTGCTCTATATATCGGATAATGCTGCCGAGTACCTGGGACATTCCATG GAGGATTTACTCATACATGGGGATTCCGTTTACGATATCATTGACAAACAGGATCACGCAACCATACAAGCCGAGCTAAATCGGAACGTGCCACCGCAACcaggtggcagcaacagcagcagcagcggtgtTGGTGtcggcgttggcgttggcgatTCGACAGCCAGCAATGGTAACAGCGGCGGCGCCTCAAGTCTGGAGGGGGAGCATCGCATGTTCCTCTGTCGCATGAATGTTAGCCGCAATGCGCGACGGCAAATGCGTTTCGGTGATCAGAAG GTCGTTCTGGTACAGGGTCACTATTTGTCATTCCTGCCGCTTTGCAGCCGTAACGAGCCTGTCTTTCTAGCCACCTGCACACCCATCGCCATGCCAGAGACACGCGAGTGTGTGGTTCAGGGCGCCACCAATGTGTTTACTACCATCCATTCCATGGACATGAAGATCGCACACATTGACAAAAA TGGCGAGTTTCATTTAGGCTATGATAAGACAGCGCTTCAAGGCACCTCTTGGTACAATCTGATACACAGCGAGAATCTTCGCGAagcacaaagcaaacacaGACTAA TTACGCAATCGGAACAGGATCGCAGCTGTATACTGCTCGTACGCATGCAGCGCTCTAGCGGGGATTACACCTGGGTGCATGTCGTGCTCCAGGTGCGAGACAGTCCCGATTCCACGCAACAGCCGGTCATCGTTTGCACCAATCAAGTGCTGAA CGAACGTGAGGCGTCCATAATGTTGGCCAACTCTTGGCTCTATCATTACTACACCGTCCAGTCGAAAATACAGTTTGGCATGCCACTCGACAGCGCGATGCGTGTGCCGCCGGGCAGCAGCTCCAGCGGCTACTACAGTTCACATCAGCAGCCACTGGGCGGCGGTGGGGCTGCAGGCGTTGGCCTGGGCATGAGCAGTGGTGCGGCTGGGTTATCTGGCGTATTTGGGAGCCATCAtgcgcatcatcatcatcatcatcatcatacaACGGCAGCGGCGTCctatcatcaccatcatccgCATATGGGCGCCGCCTATGGCGGAGTCTATCATGCTGAGAGCGCTTTGGAGCTCAAGGAGGATCAGCAGCTGTATGGCTTTCAAGCGTCAACGGTTGGTGGCGGTCTGGAGCCCGTAGACTATAGTCAAGTGAATGGCGGCAGTGGCAGCGGTGGCAGCGGCACGGCTGGCAGTCAAAAGTCCACGCAATCAgcgacgccgccgccgcccAAGAAGCGAGCACGCAACAAACTCGAGCCACTTTATTTACACGCCGAGCGTTCGCCAGCGGCAGCCATAACCCCCGAGCCCGACTGCTATGCCCTGCATCCAAGTAGCGCCTATGCCACAGCTGCAACGGGTGCAGCGAcgggcagcagcaacggcggAGGCGGCGATGCCAGCGCCTCGGTTATTTATGCCACAATTGTGCCGACACGTCCGCGTTTACTCAACAAAACGTTGCCGCCGGATCCGGCGGACTTCATTGAACAATGGAATCCCAGTCCGCCATGGTCGGAGTCAGCGCAAAAGGCATCGCTGGACAGTTTTGGTTCTTCGCATGAGCTGAGTCCCTGCATCACCACAACACCGCCCACGCCGACGAGTGCAACGCCACAGCATGGCGGAGGCTTGAGTACCTCACAGCCAATTGGACCTGCGTTCAGTTTTGAGTGGATGTCGGATCCGTTGGTGCCTGTGGCCTATCAGCAGTGGCCGCCAGCGACGGGtgatcatcatcagcatctcTCACAGCATCTGGCTgctgcccagcagcagcaacagcaacaccagcaacaacagcagcagcagcaacaacagcagctgcaacaacatcatcaacattcGCAGCATCCACAGCATGGGCAACAGCATCCACAACAGCATACGCAGCATGCACAGCTAACGCTGCATGGTGTTCACGTGGCGCGTGTGGAGCTTGCCACCGAATCGATGGTGGCCACAGGCCGTGCTGATGCCACGGAACCAGTCGATGATAGAG ATCCAAAAAATTAG